Proteins from one Microbacterium faecale genomic window:
- a CDS encoding PadR family transcriptional regulator — protein sequence MSDGSDLHLQELRRGTVVLACVTLLRRPGYGYGLLEQLADRGFATDANTLYPLLRRLEKQGFLRSEWDTAESRPRKFYRTSDEGMRLAEDMTREWRALSRAIGSLDQEGT from the coding sequence ATGAGCGATGGATCCGATCTGCACCTGCAGGAGCTGCGCCGCGGCACCGTGGTGCTCGCGTGCGTCACCCTGCTGCGGCGCCCGGGGTACGGCTACGGGCTGCTCGAGCAGCTCGCCGATCGCGGGTTCGCGACCGACGCCAACACGCTGTACCCGCTGCTGCGGCGCCTCGAGAAGCAGGGGTTCCTGCGGAGCGAATGGGATACCGCCGAATCGCGGCCGCGCAAGTTCTACCGCACCTCCGATGAGGGGATGCGGCTCGCCGAAGACATGACCAGGGAATGGCGCGCGCTCAGTCGCGCGATCGGGTCACTCGACCAGGAAGGGACGTGA
- a CDS encoding pirin family protein — MSNLERSPDLALLEAGEPCIDVEVLLPRSVPLGGPRAMPVSRTLPQRKRSLVGSWCFLDHYGPDDVSLTGGMRVPRHPHTGLATVSWVFSGEIDHLDSGGNAARVRPGELNLMIAGRGITHQEISTPETTTLHGVQLWYAMPESTRFSENHFAHYVPAPVAPAPGVSVRVFLGALAGSASPVDTRTPDLLGAELTLAAGTEVTLDVRRDFELAALAETGDVVVNGTTIPHRALGYAPLGSDTLTISAPRDARVILLGGVPLGEQIVMWWNFVGRSHDEVAAFRQRYQAELGFEPAGAEPDPLFGQFPDGEPDPLPAPALPNVRLRPRE, encoded by the coding sequence ATGAGCAACCTTGAGCGGTCCCCCGACCTCGCCCTGCTCGAGGCGGGCGAGCCATGCATCGACGTCGAGGTGCTGCTGCCGCGATCGGTGCCGCTCGGCGGGCCCCGCGCGATGCCGGTCTCGCGCACGCTCCCGCAACGCAAGCGCTCGCTCGTCGGATCCTGGTGCTTCCTCGACCACTACGGGCCCGACGACGTCTCGCTCACGGGCGGCATGCGCGTGCCGCGACACCCGCACACCGGGCTCGCGACAGTGTCGTGGGTCTTCAGCGGCGAGATCGATCACCTCGACTCGGGCGGCAACGCAGCGCGCGTGCGGCCCGGCGAGTTGAATCTCATGATCGCTGGACGCGGCATTACGCACCAGGAGATCTCGACGCCCGAGACGACCACGCTGCACGGCGTACAGCTCTGGTACGCCATGCCCGAGTCGACGCGCTTCTCAGAGAACCACTTCGCGCACTACGTCCCCGCCCCGGTCGCGCCCGCCCCCGGCGTCAGCGTGCGCGTGTTCCTCGGCGCGCTCGCCGGATCCGCCTCCCCGGTGGATACGAGAACACCCGACCTGCTGGGCGCGGAGCTCACGCTCGCGGCCGGCACGGAAGTGACGCTCGACGTCCGGCGCGATTTCGAACTCGCGGCACTCGCCGAGACCGGCGACGTCGTGGTCAACGGCACGACGATTCCGCACCGCGCCCTCGGGTATGCGCCGCTCGGCAGCGACACGCTGACGATCTCTGCACCGCGCGACGCGCGCGTCATCCTGCTGGGCGGGGTGCCCCTCGGAGAGCAGATCGTGATGTGGTGGAACTTCGTGGGCCGCTCGCACGACGAGGTCGCTGCGTTCCGCCAGCGCTACCAGGCCGAGCTCGGCTTCGAACCCGCGGGCGCTGAGCCGGATCCGCTCTTCGGTCAGTTTCCGGACGGCGAGCCCGACCCGCTTCCCGCTCCCGCCCTGCCGAACGTGCGGCTGCGCCCGCGCGAGTAA
- a CDS encoding DNA-directed RNA polymerase subunit beta, whose translation MSHEFSKPVFRPSGTFDRLFSSEDPAEVSRAAHSTATTLLARVRDEEDPAVVERLISFTDSHGIDDIAQLWARSPAKSLPGSLWRLYLVQLSIHDDPRTASLLYERGHRELRTTDPLVAGARTPVAPDELVALIDTILRGAFTGDFALALDRAAAFCRVQASGATHLADDYETTEPDRATAFTTRALRLSSFADDLAVAARMWRRDELI comes from the coding sequence ATGTCCCACGAGTTCTCCAAGCCGGTGTTCCGGCCGTCCGGCACCTTCGATCGGCTCTTCAGTTCTGAGGATCCGGCGGAGGTGTCGCGCGCGGCGCACTCGACCGCGACGACGCTCCTCGCGCGCGTGCGCGACGAGGAGGATCCCGCGGTCGTCGAGCGGCTGATCTCGTTCACGGATTCGCACGGCATCGACGACATCGCGCAGCTCTGGGCGCGCTCGCCCGCGAAGTCGCTGCCCGGATCCCTATGGCGGCTGTATCTCGTGCAGCTGAGCATCCACGACGACCCGAGGACGGCCTCGCTCCTGTACGAGCGCGGCCACCGCGAGCTGCGCACGACGGATCCGCTGGTCGCGGGGGCACGAACGCCGGTGGCACCGGACGAGCTGGTCGCGCTCATCGACACGATCCTGCGCGGCGCGTTCACGGGCGACTTCGCGCTCGCCCTCGACCGGGCGGCCGCGTTCTGCCGGGTACAGGCCTCCGGCGCGACCCACCTCGCCGATGACTACGAGACCACGGAACCGGATCGCGCGACAGCCTTTACGACGCGGGCCCTGCGCCTGTCGTCGTTCGCCGACGATCTCGCCGTCGCCGCCCGCATGTGGCGGCGCGACGAATTGATCTAG
- a CDS encoding DUF421 domain-containing protein yields MAELLGVTWLEAGAVALATVGMYVALVVLIRILGQRMLSGMSSYDLAAVIAFGGLIARAALGESPRLAGGVIALVTLVALQALSGVIRQTRFGSWLVVNRPVLIMAGSEVLQRHMDRCHVSYPELHSRLRQSGVSHADQVGAVIFEPSGTLSVIRRGQPMDPLFFRDVVGAERLTESSPGRA; encoded by the coding sequence GTGGCGGAACTGCTCGGAGTCACGTGGCTCGAGGCGGGCGCGGTCGCGCTCGCGACGGTCGGGATGTACGTCGCGCTGGTGGTGCTCATCCGCATCCTGGGGCAGCGGATGCTCTCCGGGATGTCGAGCTACGACCTCGCCGCCGTGATCGCGTTCGGCGGGCTCATCGCCCGCGCCGCTCTCGGTGAATCTCCGCGACTCGCGGGCGGCGTGATCGCGCTCGTCACCCTCGTGGCGTTGCAGGCACTGTCCGGGGTGATACGGCAGACGCGGTTCGGGTCATGGCTGGTCGTGAACCGCCCCGTGCTGATCATGGCGGGCTCGGAGGTGCTGCAGCGCCACATGGACCGCTGCCACGTCTCGTATCCCGAGCTGCACTCGCGGCTGCGCCAGTCGGGGGTGTCCCACGCCGACCAGGTCGGAGCGGTCATCTTCGAGCCCTCCGGAACACTGAGCGTCATCCGTCGTGGCCAGCCGATGGATCCCCTGTTCTTTCGCGATGTCGTCGGCGCCGAGAGGCTCACCGAGTCCTCGCCGGGTCGCGCATAA
- a CDS encoding ThuA domain-containing protein: MQTREALVVRGGWDGHFPVEATDLFIPFLEANGFAVRVESSNEIYADSDVMARTDLILQCVTMSEISREASQGLRAAVANGTGLAGWHGGIADSYRADAEYLQLIGGQFATHPSKHPDELKDDPSDNYIPHQIEITELGRAHEITSGIDDFGLVTEQYWVLTDTLNDVLATTTHPVQPYHPWSRPVTTPAVWTRAWGEGRVFVATPGHDLDVLRNESVRTIIERGLLWARREPVA; the protein is encoded by the coding sequence ATGCAGACACGTGAGGCGCTCGTCGTCCGAGGCGGATGGGACGGGCATTTCCCCGTCGAGGCCACAGACCTGTTCATTCCATTCCTCGAAGCGAACGGCTTCGCGGTCCGAGTCGAGTCGTCGAACGAGATCTACGCCGATTCCGACGTGATGGCCCGCACGGACCTGATCCTGCAGTGCGTGACGATGTCCGAGATCTCGCGCGAGGCGTCGCAGGGCCTGCGAGCGGCCGTCGCGAACGGCACCGGCCTCGCGGGCTGGCACGGGGGAATCGCCGACTCCTACCGTGCGGACGCCGAGTATCTCCAGCTCATCGGCGGCCAGTTCGCGACGCACCCGTCGAAGCACCCCGACGAACTGAAGGACGACCCGTCCGATAACTACATTCCGCACCAGATCGAGATCACCGAGCTCGGGCGCGCGCACGAGATCACGTCGGGGATCGACGACTTCGGTCTCGTGACGGAGCAGTACTGGGTGCTCACCGACACCCTCAACGACGTGCTCGCCACGACGACGCATCCCGTCCAGCCGTACCACCCCTGGTCTCGGCCGGTCACGACGCCGGCTGTCTGGACCCGCGCGTGGGGCGAGGGCCGCGTGTTCGTCGCGACGCCCGGCCACGACCTCGATGTGCTGCGAAACGAGAGCGTCCGGACGATCATCGAACGCGGGCTGCTCTGGGCGCGCCGCGAGCCCGTCGCGTAG
- a CDS encoding MarR family winged helix-turn-helix transcriptional regulator, with the protein MSRSRSFTADEQATWAPMAAVMELLPRRIDAQLLRDDDLTHFDYFAMAVLTRADDHALRMSELAVLTNATRPRLSHVIARLEKRGYVARTKAADDGRGTEVRLTHEGRRKAIAATPGHVANVRDVVLDALAPEQREQLREIAYLLLERLDPEGQVAGLRRGDFDGR; encoded by the coding sequence GTGTCCCGATCCCGATCATTCACCGCCGACGAGCAGGCGACCTGGGCGCCGATGGCGGCCGTCATGGAGCTGCTGCCGCGCCGCATCGACGCGCAACTCCTGCGCGACGACGACCTCACGCACTTCGACTACTTCGCGATGGCGGTCCTGACGCGCGCCGACGATCACGCGCTGCGCATGAGCGAGCTCGCGGTGCTCACCAATGCGACGAGGCCGCGGCTGTCTCACGTCATCGCGCGCCTGGAGAAGCGCGGCTACGTGGCGCGGACGAAGGCCGCCGACGACGGGCGGGGGACCGAGGTGCGCCTCACCCACGAAGGGCGGCGGAAGGCGATCGCGGCGACGCCGGGCCATGTGGCGAATGTCCGAGACGTTGTGCTGGACGCGCTCGCGCCCGAGCAGAGGGAGCAGCTGCGTGAGATCGCCTATCTTCTGCTCGAACGCCTGGATCCCGAGGGTCAGGTTGCGGGGCTGCGCCGCGGCGACTTCGACGGGCGCTGA
- a CDS encoding GNAT family N-acetyltransferase produces MSDERYAIEHRADQSRYVLLDRQSGDAEIGEEEYVDVDGDRVLFHTRVDEEYGGQGLASRLVRETVAAAAAEGRAIVPVCPYVKAWAEKHPDAPHAVVTPTPTHLRAVAERTR; encoded by the coding sequence ATGTCCGATGAACGCTACGCAATCGAACACCGCGCAGATCAGAGCCGGTACGTGCTCCTCGACCGCCAATCGGGCGACGCGGAGATCGGCGAGGAGGAGTACGTCGACGTCGACGGCGATCGCGTGCTGTTCCACACCCGCGTCGACGAGGAATACGGCGGCCAGGGCCTCGCCTCCCGCCTGGTGCGCGAGACGGTCGCCGCTGCGGCGGCCGAGGGCCGAGCGATCGTGCCCGTCTGCCCCTACGTCAAGGCGTGGGCCGAGAAGCACCCCGACGCACCGCATGCGGTCGTGACCCCGACCCCCACCCACCTCCGGGCCGTCGCTGAACGTACGCGCTGA
- the ligD gene encoding non-homologous end-joining DNA ligase, which translates to MATSEMTIEVGGHAVRVTSADRAVYPATGTTKADVVAYYRAIADTMLPHVRDRALTRKRWPDGVGEDGDGATFFQKDLGGAAPDWVRTERIQHRDHVNAYPLANEEATLVWLGQISALELHVPQWRFGDDGTQLAPDRLVFDLDPGEGVTLEQCAQIAFRIRRALRAEGLDPVPATSGGKGIHVYAPLDGSRTSDEASALAKELARRLETDRPDEVTSAMKRSERGGRVFIDWSQNNASKTTVAPYSLRGRRRPTVAAPRTWHELASPHLRQLEYPEVLRRVANRGDPLAAA; encoded by the coding sequence GTGGCCACTTCAGAGATGACGATCGAGGTCGGTGGACACGCGGTCCGAGTGACGAGCGCGGACAGGGCGGTCTATCCGGCCACGGGAACGACGAAGGCAGACGTGGTCGCGTACTATCGCGCGATCGCCGACACAATGTTGCCGCACGTCCGCGACCGGGCGCTGACGCGCAAGCGCTGGCCCGACGGCGTGGGCGAGGACGGCGATGGCGCAACCTTCTTTCAGAAGGATCTCGGCGGGGCCGCGCCGGACTGGGTGCGCACGGAGCGGATCCAGCACCGCGACCACGTCAACGCCTACCCTCTCGCGAACGAGGAGGCGACGCTCGTGTGGCTGGGGCAGATCTCCGCGCTCGAGCTCCACGTGCCGCAGTGGCGCTTCGGGGATGACGGCACGCAACTCGCCCCTGATCGGCTCGTGTTCGATCTCGACCCGGGGGAGGGGGTGACGCTCGAGCAGTGCGCACAGATCGCGTTCCGGATCCGCCGTGCACTGCGTGCCGAGGGGCTGGACCCGGTGCCCGCGACGAGTGGCGGGAAGGGGATCCACGTCTACGCGCCGCTCGACGGCTCACGCACGTCCGACGAGGCGTCCGCGCTGGCGAAAGAGCTCGCGCGCCGGCTCGAGACCGACCGTCCTGACGAGGTTACGAGCGCCATGAAGCGCTCCGAACGCGGCGGCCGGGTCTTCATCGACTGGAGCCAGAACAATGCCTCGAAGACCACGGTCGCCCCGTACTCGCTGCGCGGCAGGAGGCGCCCCACGGTGGCGGCGCCACGCACGTGGCACGAGTTGGCCTCTCCGCACCTTCGCCAGCTCGAGTACCCCGAGGTGCTGAGACGCGTGGCCAACCGCGGCGACCCGCTCGCGGCGGCATAG
- a CDS encoding permease prefix domain 1-containing protein: MTATLTERYIEATVRRLPATAQDDVRRELEASIADAVEARIEQGESPAEAEHAALTELGDPAVLASGFADRPLHLIGPRFYLSWMRLMKILLWTLPPLAAVGGAIGHAVTGAGFGTVFAEAIVLAISVAVHTAFWTTLIFAVIERTGAELPSMWTVDQLPEVPEKEGGWTDAIASLVFLALAAGAFVWDALRGFVWTGEAWIPALSAELWPWWMAALFVIMAAEAVFVVIRAKRRRWTTALVMWRIVLATLVVSWSATVLGRGIVLNTDVVQLLAERGVGSDVLGILAILLAAAIFAGAVWSVVVAAAGTRRDR; this comes from the coding sequence ATGACCGCCACGCTGACCGAACGCTATATCGAGGCGACGGTGCGTCGTCTGCCCGCGACCGCGCAGGACGACGTACGTCGCGAGCTCGAGGCCTCCATCGCGGACGCCGTCGAGGCTCGCATCGAGCAGGGTGAGTCGCCCGCCGAGGCGGAACACGCCGCGCTCACCGAGCTGGGCGATCCCGCCGTGCTGGCGAGCGGTTTCGCCGACCGGCCGCTGCACCTGATCGGTCCGCGTTTCTACCTCTCGTGGATGCGGCTGATGAAGATCCTGCTGTGGACGCTTCCGCCCCTGGCCGCGGTGGGTGGCGCGATCGGGCACGCGGTCACCGGCGCCGGGTTCGGCACCGTCTTCGCCGAGGCGATCGTCCTCGCGATCAGCGTCGCCGTGCACACCGCATTCTGGACGACGCTCATCTTCGCGGTGATCGAACGCACCGGAGCGGAACTCCCGTCGATGTGGACCGTCGATCAGCTTCCCGAGGTGCCGGAGAAGGAGGGCGGGTGGACCGACGCGATCGCGTCGCTCGTCTTCCTCGCGCTCGCCGCCGGCGCGTTCGTATGGGATGCGCTCCGCGGATTCGTCTGGACGGGCGAGGCGTGGATCCCGGCGCTCAGTGCTGAGCTCTGGCCATGGTGGATGGCGGCCCTGTTCGTCATCATGGCCGCCGAGGCCGTGTTCGTCGTCATCCGTGCGAAGCGTCGCCGCTGGACGACGGCCCTGGTCATGTGGCGAATCGTGCTCGCCACGCTCGTCGTGAGTTGGTCGGCGACGGTCCTCGGCCGGGGGATCGTGCTGAACACGGATGTCGTCCAGCTGCTCGCCGAGCGCGGCGTCGGATCCGACGTTCTGGGGATCCTCGCGATCCTCCTCGCCGCGGCGATTTTCGCCGGAGCCGTCTGGTCGGTGGTCGTCGCCGCGGCTGGCACCCGACGCGACCGCTGA
- a CDS encoding MFS transporter, giving the protein MVEDVGSRGSVWRVPGMPALLATSALGFAGYALLLPTAPLWARSGGADEGGAGLVNAVLMLATVLVQTTVPWALRTLGWRVTLVVGMVLLGAPSLLFALTDELWGILALSAVRGAGFAVLTVCGSSAVAHLVEASHRGRGIGVYGLSIAVPQFLLTPTSAWIAESIDFRIVFVLGCLPVAAAPFAAALGARIDKAGETPEDEHRPARAVSRGRVLLALGVPALVLLAITTPGGAIISFAPQFGYGALTVVIGLFAFTGVTAFSRWLAGGLADQFGPHRFISPLLAVGAVGLGLAAWAVTVPERSPVALVAGMMLVGLAYGALQNLTLVVSFAAVPSRLRNVASTTWNIGFDTGTGLGSLVVGFIAAGASFTAGLAVTAGLCVVIGLLHLIHLARLRRHALDEPPAF; this is encoded by the coding sequence ATGGTCGAGGATGTCGGGTCACGCGGATCCGTCTGGCGAGTTCCGGGCATGCCGGCTCTGCTCGCGACCTCGGCGCTCGGTTTCGCCGGATATGCGCTGCTGCTTCCGACCGCGCCGCTCTGGGCGCGCAGCGGCGGCGCGGATGAGGGCGGTGCCGGCCTCGTCAACGCGGTGCTGATGCTCGCGACGGTGCTGGTGCAGACGACCGTCCCCTGGGCGCTCCGTACGCTGGGGTGGCGCGTGACGCTGGTGGTGGGGATGGTGCTGCTGGGCGCGCCGTCGCTGCTGTTCGCGCTCACCGATGAGCTCTGGGGGATCCTGGCGCTCTCGGCCGTTCGCGGTGCGGGGTTCGCGGTGCTCACGGTCTGCGGATCCAGTGCGGTCGCGCACCTCGTCGAGGCGTCGCACCGCGGACGGGGCATCGGCGTGTACGGTCTGTCGATCGCGGTGCCGCAGTTCCTGCTCACTCCGACCTCCGCGTGGATCGCCGAGTCGATCGACTTCCGCATCGTGTTCGTGCTCGGGTGTCTGCCCGTGGCCGCCGCGCCCTTCGCTGCTGCGCTCGGGGCTCGCATCGACAAGGCCGGAGAGACGCCGGAGGATGAGCACCGGCCCGCTCGGGCGGTCAGCCGCGGGCGGGTGCTGCTCGCATTGGGTGTGCCCGCTCTCGTGCTGTTGGCGATCACGACGCCGGGCGGTGCGATCATCTCGTTCGCGCCGCAGTTCGGCTACGGTGCGCTGACGGTCGTGATCGGACTGTTCGCCTTCACGGGCGTGACGGCGTTCTCGCGTTGGCTCGCCGGCGGTCTGGCCGATCAGTTCGGGCCACACCGGTTCATCTCGCCCCTCCTCGCGGTCGGCGCGGTGGGGCTGGGCCTCGCGGCATGGGCAGTGACCGTTCCGGAGCGCAGTCCCGTCGCCCTCGTCGCGGGGATGATGCTCGTTGGCCTCGCATACGGGGCGCTGCAGAACCTCACCCTCGTCGTGTCGTTCGCCGCAGTGCCCAGCCGGTTGCGCAACGTCGCGAGCACGACCTGGAACATCGGATTCGACACCGGCACGGGCCTCGGCTCGCTCGTCGTCGGCTTCATCGCCGCGGGCGCGAGCTTCACCGCGGGGCTCGCTGTGACCGCGGGGCTCTGCGTCGTCATCGGCCTGCTGCACCTGATCCACTTGGCGCGCCTCCGCCGGCACGCGCTGGACGAGCCCCCCGCATTCTGA
- a CDS encoding isochorismatase family protein: MARALLIVDVQNDFTEDGALAVAGGDAVAIGVTRHLREHAADYAAILASRDWHNADDDNGGHFSETPDFVDTWPVHCVAGTPGAEYDPWFDPAAVTHHVKKGQGIPAYSMFEGSDEDGRTVADLLEAHGVDAVDVVGLATDHCVRATTLDALVHGVSVRVFTHLIAGVAPDSSARALDELEAGGAELV; the protein is encoded by the coding sequence ATGGCCAGGGCACTTCTCATCGTCGACGTGCAGAACGACTTCACGGAGGACGGCGCGCTCGCTGTCGCCGGCGGCGACGCCGTCGCGATCGGTGTCACGCGGCACCTTCGCGAACACGCAGCCGACTACGCTGCGATCCTCGCGTCGCGCGACTGGCACAACGCTGACGACGACAACGGCGGGCACTTCTCCGAGACCCCGGACTTCGTCGACACGTGGCCCGTGCACTGCGTGGCGGGCACGCCCGGTGCCGAATACGACCCGTGGTTCGACCCCGCCGCCGTGACGCATCACGTCAAGAAGGGGCAGGGGATCCCGGCCTATTCGATGTTCGAGGGATCGGACGAGGACGGGCGCACCGTCGCGGACCTCCTTGAGGCACACGGCGTTGACGCCGTCGACGTCGTCGGGCTCGCGACCGACCACTGCGTCCGTGCCACCACGCTCGACGCGCTCGTGCACGGCGTCTCGGTGCGAGTCTTCACGCACCTCATCGCGGGGGTCGCCCCCGATTCGAGTGCACGTGCCCTCGATGAACTCGAGGCGGGCGGCGCGGAGCTCGTCTGA
- a CDS encoding NADPH-dependent F420 reductase, whose translation MTNITIFGNGNMGAAIDAIFAKGGAAVQHIGSSEHDAEIQGDIVVLAVPYTALEQITADYGDKLAGKTVVDITNPLDFATFDALVVPTGSSAAAELQKALPSAKVVKAFNTNFAGTLASGQVGDVATTVLIAGDDASAKQALADAVTAGGVRAIDAGALKRAHELEAVGFLQLTLAAQEKVAWDAGFAVVS comes from the coding sequence ATGACCAACATCACCATCTTCGGCAACGGCAACATGGGCGCGGCGATCGACGCGATCTTCGCCAAGGGCGGCGCGGCCGTGCAGCACATCGGCAGCTCCGAGCATGACGCCGAGATCCAGGGCGACATCGTCGTCCTCGCCGTCCCCTACACCGCGCTCGAGCAGATCACCGCCGACTACGGCGACAAGCTCGCCGGCAAGACCGTCGTCGACATCACCAACCCCCTCGACTTCGCCACGTTCGACGCTCTCGTCGTCCCGACCGGCAGCTCGGCCGCCGCGGAACTGCAGAAGGCACTGCCGTCCGCGAAGGTCGTGAAGGCGTTCAACACGAACTTCGCCGGAACCCTCGCGTCCGGCCAGGTCGGGGACGTCGCGACGACCGTCCTCATCGCGGGAGACGACGCCAGCGCGAAGCAGGCGCTCGCCGATGCCGTCACGGCCGGTGGCGTCCGCGCGATCGACGCCGGTGCGCTGAAGCGCGCCCACGAGCTCGAGGCGGTCGGATTCCTGCAGCTCACGCTCGCGGCACAGGAGAAGGTGGCTTGGGATGCCGGATTCGCTGTCGTCAGCTGA
- a CDS encoding RidA family protein yields the protein MTVSLSTPPGMFQPVPYHHVSVATGGRHISVAGQIARDEHGNRLAPGDLAGQLAHALRNTARGLAGAGASFRDVVRLRFYVTAWQLEKYGEFMAGIESVVEELGIPQPLPPLSCIGVDYLFEPDVLVEVEADAIVS from the coding sequence ATGACGGTTTCGCTCTCCACCCCGCCCGGGATGTTCCAGCCGGTTCCGTACCATCACGTGTCGGTGGCGACTGGTGGTCGGCACATCAGCGTGGCCGGTCAGATCGCGCGCGACGAACACGGGAACCGACTCGCGCCGGGGGATCTGGCCGGGCAGTTGGCGCACGCGCTGCGGAACACCGCGCGCGGCCTGGCAGGTGCGGGAGCGAGCTTCCGCGACGTCGTCCGACTGCGGTTCTACGTGACCGCGTGGCAGCTGGAGAAGTATGGCGAGTTCATGGCGGGCATCGAGTCCGTCGTCGAGGAGCTCGGCATCCCCCAGCCGCTCCCACCGCTGTCCTGTATCGGCGTCGACTATCTGTTCGAGCCCGATGTTCTCGTCGAGGTCGAGGCCGACGCCATCGTCTCCTGA
- a CDS encoding VOC family protein, giving the protein MPDSLSSADVRPARDLLAADTAMGPVTLRVADLDGMIRYYTEGVPLRVLTAVGPTAVLGRGTTPVVVLEHAPELRHASPRDAGLFHTAILFESEPALAAAVASVARHAPGTFTGSADHLVSKAFYFTDPEGNGVELYWDRDRTAWSWTHGQVEMDVIRLDPQGYLSEHLTEAGAADPIVGGASVGHVHLSVGDVETARRFYVNQLGFETTLDWNGALFVSAGGYHHHMAMNVWNSAGAGRRGRTLGLGTVDIALPTPDDIGATTERLRHHGVAIRDDGATVSFEDPWANLVRLSTAA; this is encoded by the coding sequence ATGCCGGATTCGCTGTCGTCAGCTGACGTGCGGCCCGCGCGCGACCTGCTCGCGGCCGACACCGCGATGGGCCCCGTCACGCTCCGCGTGGCGGACCTCGACGGGATGATCCGGTACTACACCGAGGGTGTCCCGCTCCGCGTTCTCACCGCCGTCGGCCCCACCGCGGTACTCGGCCGCGGGACGACCCCCGTGGTCGTCCTCGAGCATGCGCCGGAGCTGCGGCACGCGTCACCGCGCGACGCCGGCCTGTTCCACACGGCCATCCTGTTCGAATCCGAGCCGGCACTGGCCGCCGCCGTCGCGTCGGTCGCGCGCCACGCGCCGGGGACGTTCACCGGCAGCGCCGACCACCTCGTCAGCAAGGCGTTCTATTTCACCGACCCCGAGGGCAACGGCGTCGAACTCTACTGGGACCGCGACCGCACGGCGTGGAGTTGGACGCACGGGCAGGTCGAGATGGACGTGATCCGGCTCGACCCACAGGGATACCTGAGCGAGCACCTGACCGAAGCGGGCGCGGCGGATCCGATCGTCGGCGGCGCAAGCGTCGGCCACGTGCACCTCAGCGTCGGCGACGTCGAGACCGCGCGCCGGTTCTATGTGAATCAGCTCGGCTTCGAGACGACGCTCGACTGGAACGGCGCCCTGTTCGTCAGCGCCGGCGGTTACCACCACCACATGGCGATGAACGTCTGGAACAGCGCGGGTGCCGGCCGACGCGGCCGGACCCTCGGTCTGGGCACGGTCGACATCGCCCTCCCGACGCCCGATGACATCGGCGCCACGACCGAGCGCCTACGTCACCACGGCGTCGCGATCCGCGATGACGGCGCGACCGTCTCGTTCGAGGATCCGTGGGCGAACCTCGTTCGCCTATCCACGGCGGCGTGA
- a CDS encoding winged helix-turn-helix transcriptional regulator yields METTPAAAVHSQIAGEHRALLDEILDKWSLLVLDTLCERPHRFNELRRAIPTVTQKSLTASLRRLERNGMVEREVIDTRPVAVEYRISDLGRTLQDLIDALLMWSTAHMAEVTRARDAFDTEYDA; encoded by the coding sequence ATGGAAACCACCCCCGCCGCCGCCGTTCATTCCCAGATCGCCGGAGAGCACCGCGCGCTGCTCGACGAGATCCTCGACAAGTGGTCGTTGCTCGTCCTCGACACGCTGTGCGAGCGCCCACATCGCTTCAACGAACTGCGGCGCGCCATTCCCACGGTGACGCAGAAATCGCTCACCGCCTCGCTACGCCGGCTCGAGCGCAACGGAATGGTGGAGCGCGAAGTCATCGACACCCGGCCGGTCGCCGTCGAATACCGCATCTCGGATCTCGGCCGCACACTGCAGGACCTCATCGATGCCCTGCTGATGTGGAGCACGGCGCACATGGCCGAGGTGACGCGGGCGCGCGACGCCTTCGATACGGAGTACGACGCGTGA